In Tsukamurella tyrosinosolvens, the genomic window TCGCCCCACACCTCGTCGACGAGGCGGTCGGCGCTGACGGGCCGACCGTCGGCGAGGACGAGCGCGACGAGGAGCCGCCGGGCCCGTACCCCGGGCACGGGCCGACCGCCGGCGACGACCGGTCCGAGGACGCCGATCATCGCCGCGTCATCATGGGCGTTGCCGTCGTGCACCCGGCCAGCGTAGTCGCGGCCGGGCCGCCGGCCCGCCCTCGCGGTGGGCGGATCAGCGGATGCGCAGCTTGCGCATCCAGCGCAGGACCTGCTTGGTCTGCTGGGCGTACTGCTCGTAGCTCTGCCCCGGGCGCGGGTTGTACACCTGCTGCTTCAAGGTCGCGAGGTTGGTGGTGTCGGTGTACTTGAGCAGACCCGCGTCGCCGTGGCGCACGCCCACACCCGAGGCCTTCCAGCCACCCGACGGGGTGCCCTTGCTCGCGAAGGACGCGGCGAAGCCGTCGTTGACGTTGACGTTGCCCGCCTCGAGCTGCGCGCCGATCCGCGCGGCGCGGCGCAGGTCCTTGCCCCACACGCTGGCGTTGAGGCCGTAGCGGGTGTCGTTGGCGAGGCGGATCGCCTCGTCGTCGCTCGAGTACCGGAACAGCGCGACGACGGGCCCGAAGGTCTCGGCGGACGCGAGGTGCATGTCCGGCGTGACGCCGGTGAGGATCGTCGGCGCGTAGAAGGCGGGGCCGACGTCGGTGCGTTCCCGCCCGCCGCACAACACCGTGGCGCCCTTCGCCCGCGCGTCCTCGACGTGCGCGGAGACGCGGCGCAGCTGGTCGGGCGAGGCGAGCGAGCCCATGTCCGGCTCGAAGTCGTAGGTCGCGCCCAGCTTGAGGGCGCCCGCGGCGGCGACGAACCGTCGCGAGAACTCGTCGTAGATCCTCTCGTGCACGTACATCCGCTCGATGTGCATGCACGCCTGGCCGGCGTTGGCGAAGACCGCGAAGATCGCCGACGGGATCGCCTCGTCGAGGTCCACGTCGTCGAGCACGATCATCGGGTTCTTGCCGCCGAGCTCGAGG contains:
- a CDS encoding succinic semialdehyde dehydrogenase translates to MASPTQIDSTLPARVTDELIERLTALVVADGSREPFTMSEVFTGAATGALPQSTPSDVVAAFATAREAQRQWAQRPLEERLAVFRRLHELILENNELLVDLIQSGTGKNRRMAFEESCDVPMVISHYLKSAPKLLRSRRRGGPVPVVSNSVELHRPKGVIGVIAPWNFPFAMALSDAIPALIAGNGVVLKPDNKTALAALYGVELLRRAGAPEGLFQVVCGQGPDVGPALIDESDFVMFTGSSATGVTVGERAGRNLIGCSLELGGKNPMIVLDDVDLDEAIPSAIFAVFANAGQACMHIERMYVHERIYDEFSRRFVAAAGALKLGATYDFEPDMGSLASPDQLRRVSAHVEDARAKGATVLCGGRERTDVGPAFYAPTILTGVTPDMHLASAETFGPVVALFRYSSDDEAIRLANDTRYGLNASVWGKDLRRAARIGAQLEAGNVNVNDGFAASFASKGTPSGGWKASGVGVRHGDAGLLKYTDTTNLATLKQQVYNPRPGQSYEQYAQQTKQVLRWMRKLRIR